One genomic window of Coffea eugenioides isolate CCC68of chromosome 1, Ceug_1.0, whole genome shotgun sequence includes the following:
- the LOC113766939 gene encoding uncharacterized protein LOC113766939, with amino-acid sequence MWQLKMEDILVQDGVDLAIHGIENKPEDVKDADFADMDKKARSSIILNLSDEGSTVTGAAAVSTSTLSDSDFTKLWHMRLGHMSEKGLSILCKRGLLGSQSIGKMGLCEHCIFGKQKRVSFQLPAVHRTKGTLDYIHSDLWGPSRASSKGGARSLPVLVLLIVHRSRWSLILAVLVLLRPNLLFNKCQ; translated from the exons atgtggcagctcaagatggaggACATTCTTGTTCAAGACGGAGTTGATCTAGCGATTCACGGAATCGAGAACAAACCAGAAGATGTCAAGGATGCGGATTTCGCCGATATGGATAAGAAGGCCAGATCCAGCATAATCTTAAACCTCTCCGATGAG ggatctactGTTACAGGTGCTGCTGCTGTTTCTACATCAACTTTGTCTGACTCTGATTTTACCAAATTATGGCACATGAGATTGGGGCACATGAGCGAGAAAGGCTTATCTATTTTATGCAAACGAGGTCTTCTTGGTAGTCAAAGTATTGGAAAGATGGGACTCTGTGAACATTGCATTTTTGGAAAGCAGAAGAGAGTTAGCTTCCAGTTGCCGGCAGTTCACAGGACAAAAGGAACTTTGGACTACATTCATTCAGACCTCTGGGGGCCTTCTCGTGCTTCTTCTAAAGGTGGTGCCAG GAGTCTTCCAGTCCTTGTACTACTGATAGTACACAGAAGCAGGTGGAGCTTGATATTGGCAGTTCTGGTCCTTCTCAGACCAAATCTTCTATTCAACAAATGCCAGTAG